The Xylanibacillus composti genomic interval GTCAGCACGCACACCATCAACTTGCAGGAACAGCTTCGCCAGCGGGACATTCCGTTATTAAATGAGCTCTTTCCCGTGCCATTCCGGGCTGCCGTTCTAAAAGGCCGCAGCCATTACTTGTGTCTCCGCAAATTCGAGCATAAAATTAATCATAGGGACTTTGATGCAATCAAGGACGATCTGGTCGCAGCTTCACAGATGGTGATCTGGCTTGGAGAAACCGATCATGGGGATGAGGAGGAACTGCAGTTCGGCAACAAAGGCGCCGAGTTCTGGTCAGACGTTTCCAGCGACGCCGATTCCTGCCTCAACCGGGCATGTCCTTGGTTCCGGCGTTGTTTCTACCATAGGGCGAAGCATCAGGCGAATATTGCGGATGTGGTCATCACGAATCATTCCCTGTTATTCACGGATACACAGGCGGATTCGCGCCTTCTGCCTGCATATTCCCGGCTCATTGTAGACGAGGCCCATCATTTCGAGGAAACGGCGGCCAAGCATTTGGGCAGTCAAGCGAACTATTTCGGTCTGCTGAATACGCTCGGTTGGCTGTACAAGGATGGCCAGAACGGCAGGCTGCCTGCATTGGCGAGAATGCTGCGCAGCGAGGCAGCCAGCGCCCCTACGGAGGCTTATCCTGAACAATGGGCCGAGGAGACAGAAGCACTGTTCCCGATCGTTGCCGAGTCGAAGGAGCACTGGGACCAGCTTTGTGAAAGCATGTACAAGGCCTTTATTGAGAGCAATCGCCAGGCAGCCACGGATACCGGTCAGGTCGTTCGCTTGAGGGCGGATCAGCTTCCCGATGATTGGGAGACGCTGCAGCTCAATGGCGAACTGCTGCAGGAGCGTCTTGCTCTCCTGTTGAAGAAGGCGGAGAAGCTTGCGCAAACCATTCGCGAGGCTTGGGACGATACGGAGATACAAGCGCAGCTAACGGACATATCCGGTACACTTAAGGACTTGCAAAGGTTGAAAGACACGATTAAGAAATTCATGAAGCTCAATGATTCATCGACTGTATACTGGCTGGAAGCACAGGCTGCATATCGTTACAAGTCGCTGCAGCTGGTAGCCGTGCCCATCGATGTGAGCGAACAGCTGCGAAGCTTGTTTTTTCAAGCAAAAGACAGCATCATCCTTACTTCTGCGACATTGTCTGTGAAGCAGTCGTTCGAGTATATTATAGATCAGCTAGGTTTGGCAGACGATTATGCCAGCGGCCGACTGCAAACGACAGTGCTCCCGTCTCCATTTGACTATCGCAGCAAGGTATTGGTCTGTATTCCGAGGGATTTCCCGAAGCTGAAAGGCGGAGGGCAAGGGGAAGAGGCATTTCTGCGTCAGCTTGCGTCTACGATTGTAGAAACAGCGGTTGCCACTCGCGGCCGTATGCTAGTGTTGTTTACATCGTATCGGATGCTGAAGCAGGCGCACGAGCTGCTGAAGGAGCCATTGGAATGGAACGGGATCGAGCTGCTTGGCCAAGGTGTGGAGACGCATAATCGCAGCAAGCTCACGCGCTGGTTTAAGGAGAGCGAAGCCTGTGTGCTGCTCGGCACAAGCAGCTTTTGGGAAGGCGTGGACATTCCCGGCGATGCGCTGACATGTCTGGCCATGGTTCGCCTGCCATTCCAGCCGCCCAATCACCCGCTGGTCGAAGCCAAGTGCGAACGATTGAAGCTGCAGAAAAAAAATCCGTTCATGCATTACTCCGTTCCGCAAGCGGTAATCCGATTCAAGCAGGGCTTCGGACGATTAATTCGTACCGCGCAGGATCAGGGGATTGTCATTCTATTTGATACCAGAGTGCTGGATACGTTTTATGGCAAGCATTTTCTGTACTCGCTGCCAGGACCGAAGATTGAACATATGAAGACGGATATGCTTGTACCGCGTGTTCAACAATGGTTGGATAGGGAGGAGCAGGTCCCGGCCAATCTCGTTGACGAAAAGGGGGAGCAAGGATGAAAGGACCGAAAATATCAGAAGCGGTTGTCAGAAGACTGCCCATCTACTTGCGTTACTTGAATGAGCTTGCGCTGTCGGAAGTACAAACTGTCTCTTCACAAGCGCTGGGCCAGAAGCTTGATCTCAATCCAGCGCAAATCCGCAAGGATCTGGCCTATTTCGGTGAATTTGGCAAGAAGGGGATCGGCTATGATGTGGGGTATTTGATAGAGAAAATACGTCATATACTGAAGCTGGACCAAATGATCCATGTTGCTTTGGTTGGCGCAGGCAATTTGGGTCAGGCCTTAAGCAATTACAACAAGTATTTGCAGGACAACATGAAGATTGTTTGCATCTTTGACGCCTCGCCTGCCAAGATTGGCACGACGATCAACAATATCGAGGTGCAGCCGATCGGGGCGCTGCAGCAAGTTGTGCAAGAGATGGGAGTGCGAGTCGGGATCATAACCGTGCCTGCTTCAGAGGCGCAAAATGTTGCAAACCGTTTTGTGCAAGCTGGAGTCGAGGCAATCCTTAACTTTGCGCCCGCTATTCTGAAGGTGCCTTCCGAAGTACGGGTTCATTATGCGGATTTCACGACAGAGCTTCATAGTCTGGCATATTATCTGGATTAGCTGTCAGACTTAGAACCAGAGTCATGGTAGCAGGCTTGACGGCATACATATAAGGCTGTCCCAGTATCATTCAAAAATGATCCTTGGACAGCCTTATATCGTTCGTATACGTCCGCATCCATTATCCCGCTATACCGATAGCAACCAACAGCTTGTACGACAGAAAAGCGATTAAAGCAGTGCCCGGCAATGTAAAGATCCAAGCCGAGACGATTTTGCCGGCAATGCCCCACCGTACCGAGCTTAACCTTCCGGTCATCCCTACGCCGATAATGGCGCCGGTGATCGTATGTGTGGAGCTGACCGGGATGCCGATTTTGGATACGGTTGTCAGAATCATAGCTGCCGCAGTTTCTGCAGCAAAGCCGTGAATCGGCTCCAGCTTGCTAAGGCGCATTCCCAACGTCTTGATAACTTTCCAACCACCGATCGCCGTTCCGAACGCAATAGCCAGACCGCAAGATGTAATGACCCAGAAAGGAATCGGATCGTCCATGGTAATGCCGCCGACTCCTCCGGCGACCAGCGCCATCATGATGATGCCCATCGCTTTCTGGGCATCGGAGCTGCCGTGGCTGAAGGCCATCCACGAAACGGATACAAGCTGAAGGATGCCGAATGATTTCTTCACCTTGGATGGCTGGACGCCGCCTACAATGATAAGGAGCAGCTTCATAATCAAGTAAGCGAGCACCGCACCGATAATCGGAGAAACCAGCATGGCAATCAATACCTTTTGTACTCCGCTCATGATCAAGATGCCGAACCCGCCGTGTGCGACTGCGGCTCCTATAATACCGCCAATCAAGGAATGGGAGGCGCTGATCGGCATGCCAATCAACGTCATAAGAATATTCCAGGTGATTGAACCTGCCAGGAGAGCGACGACGACGTAAAGGGTAATATGCTGCGGATCCACGATGCCTTGGCTGATCATCTTCGCTACAGCGGTGAAGGCGAAGGCCCCCGCCAAGTTGAGCACTGCCGCCAATAGAACGGCAGGCAATGGCTTCAGTACCCGTGTGCCTACTACTGTTGCAATTGCATTGGCTGAATCGTTCCAGCCGTTCGTAAAGTCAAATACCAGCGCCATGATGATGACAATGATTACCAGTAAACTGAAACCTTCAAGCATAGCGAAGTACCACGCTTTCCAGGATGTCAGCTACGTCTTCGCAAGCATCGGTAGTTTCTTCCAGCCTTTCATAGATTTCTTTCAGCTTGAAGTCGTGGTAAGGGTCTTTTGGATTTTTGAAGATTTCACGGATGCCTTCACGCATCAAGCGATCGCCCTCATTTTCAAGGCTGTTGATATGTAAAGTATGCTCGTGTATTTGCATGTACTTTTTCTTGCTCAGCAGCTTGAACGCTTGCAGCATATGCTCGCACTGCGAGACGAGCACCTCGGAGAACTGCTTCATGTAATCATCGCTGAAGGAAACGCTCAAGTAGTCGAAGCGCGCTAGAGAAGCCTCCATGCCATCCATGACATCGTCCATCCGGACCGCCAGTTCCATAATATCTTCGCGATCCAATGGCGTAATAAACACCTGGTTAAGCCCCTTGAACAATTCATGGGTGTAGGAATCTCCGGCATCCTCCAGTTCCTTCATGGACTGCAGGTAAGCGGACGGCTCCTTTTCGCCCATCAAGGCTTGTCTCAACAAATGCGAGCCCTTAACGCAGTTTTCTGCGGACTTAATCATCAGGTTGAGGAAATTCACATCGTCCTTTTTCCGAAATACGAGCATTCGTATCCCTCCTCAAGTATCTTTACACATTCTTAAAATTTACCACAGCCCTCATTCGACATGCAATGCAAAATTTGTTACATTAAGAAAGGATCGGATTGGAAAGGAGTCATGATGCAAAAATGGCGAAATTGTTGATCAAAAATGGGACCTTTATTACGATGAATAGCGACGATTGTGTTCTCCAGGGATCGATGGCCGTGGAAGAGGATCGTATCACATATTTGGGAAGCGGCGTGCCGGATGGCGAGTTTGACACAGTGATTGACGGTACATATAGAGTCTACATGCCCGGTTTTGTAAATACACATGGCCATGCCGCAATGTCCTTGCTTCGGGGCTACGCAGATGATCTGGCTCTTCAAGTATGGCTGGAGGAAAAAATGTGGCCCAACGAGGCGAAATTTACAGCGGAGGACGTCAAGTGGGGGACGATGCTCTCTGCCGCAGAGATGCTGTTAAGCGGCACAACCGCCTTCGTCGACATGTATGACCATATGGACCAGGTGGCTGCGGTTGTGGAACAGTCCGGCATGCGCGGCTGCCTGACGAGGGGCATGATTGGTCTAGTGCCGCCAGACGTGCAGCGGGCGAAGCTCGATGAGGCAACTGCCTTCGTCAGTGCGTGGCACGGGAAAGCAGACGGGCGCATCACTACGATGATGTCTCCGCATGCTCCATACACTTGTCCTCCGGAATTTATAGCCAACATTGTGCAAGCTGCGCATGAGCTGGATCAGCCGATACACATTCACATGTCGGAAACGGCGAGAGAAGTGGCGCAAAATGTCGAACAGTACGGCGAGCGTCCGGTGCGTCACCTTGAGAAACTGGGTGTGTTCAGTCGGCCGTGTCTGGTTGCCCATGGCGTTCATTTAACCGATGAGGAAATCTCTATATTGGCCAAGTATGACGTGCGTGTCTCTCACAATCCGGGCAGCAACCTGAAGCTGGCCAGCGGAATTGCCCGCGTGCCAGAACTGCTGCAAGCAGGCGTCCTCGTATCGCTCGGCACCGATAGCTCGGCAAGCAACAACAATTTGGACCTGCTGGAAGAGGTGCGGCTTGCCGCCCTGCTTCATAAGGGAACAACGGGCGACCCTACGGCTGTACCTGCTATGGAAGCTTTGAGGATGGGGACCGTATATGGAGCAAGGTCAATCTGGCTGGATGATGTAGGGACCTTGGAGATCGGCCAAAAAGCAGATTTTATCTCGATAAACCCGGAGAGATTGCATTACTACCCGAATACAAATTTCGTTTCGCATCTCGTCTATGCAGCGAATTCCTCAGATGTGATGGACGTTTGGGTCAATGGCAAGCAGTTGGTGAAAGATCGGGAGCTATTGACGTTGGATGAGGAACAGATCAAGCACCAATTTACTGCTTGCTATGAACGTGTGATCGGCAAATGAATGAACGCTGGAAGGTATGGTCGGCCGTTATCGCAGCTGCAGCCGCGATACTCTTCGCAGTCGTCTGGTATTATAACTTGATTCAAAGGCCGCTCTGGGACGAACAGCAGGCGGCGAGAAAGCTGGCGCTAGAGCAGACCCCCATTACGGAAATCACTTCAATAGAAACCTTCTCCGGGGCGGAATCCTATCAGATCGTATTCGGTACAGACGAAGCGGGCACCGAGTGGATCGTATGGGCGGGCAAAGAGGAGCTTCATGCGGAAAAGGCCGATGATGGATGGGCGAGGAACCAGATTCGTCTGATGATGCAGGAGAACGAGCCGGAAGCCGAGCTCATTCGCATCGTTCCCGGCGTATGGAAGGATGAATATGTGTGGGAGGTTTATTACCTGAAGCGGGAAAGCAGAGGGAAGCGCCATTATTACGACTATTACCGCTTTTCGGACGGGGAGAAGCTCACGACACTTCGCCTAAGCCTCATCCCGGACTGAATGCCAAGGAGGACTAACGGTATATCCGTTGGTCTTTTTTCTTTTTGATAATGGAAGGCAGCATTTCACAACCCGGGAGAGACTTCGGATGCACTAGGGAACAATCAACTTCATGCAAGAGTGAAGCTTAGTAAAGAAACCCCGACGATGGGATTGCTTCCACACATTGCTTACTTATTCTGACGCACTCATATGATATACTTGGATATATAAAATTATATATATTTGAGTGATAGAGAGGGGGACGCTGACGAAATGAAATTGCGTCTTTTGCCTATTGTCATAAGTGTCGTACTTGCTAGCGGCGTTCTTTTTGGAGGCTGGTTTGCATACCACAGCGTCGCCTTGAAGAATCCGCTTCATGATCATATTGCAGGCATTGAAGGAATTCAGGCAGTGGAAGCCGTTGCTGTCGAGCGAGATGCCGTGCGTGTTACGCTTTCCTTGTCCAATGATGCAAGCTTGCGGGCGATCAGAGAACAAATAGTGGAAGGAAACCCTTCTATATTTCAGAACCGCGAGCTTATTCTCAATCTGGATATGACTTCTAGCGAAGATTTGGAGCAGTGGTGGTCGCAAGCGCTGTTCGATGTAGCTGAAGCTATGGCTACCCGTCAGTACGGCAGTATCCCGACGGTGCTGGAAGGACGGGCGCATGTTTGGCCGAACCCGACAGTTCATACCGAAATGGACGAACAATACGTTTATGTGCGGTTGCAGGCGGGCGAACATGCCAAGTACATCATGCTGCCCCGGGAGCCTGTCATGTTGGGAGTGTGGCCCAATGAGTAAATGGGGAAAAGAGATTGCGATTGGTGTCGTGCCGGTCGTTTTGGTTTTTTTGCTGTTTATCGGGTTGAATATAGTCCCTATTTTGCTTGCTGGCTTGTTTATTGGGGCCTTGGTGTTTATGGCGCGGGCAAGAGGAATGATAGGAGTCGGGTCGAAAAATCATGACAAGCCGAAGAAGCCTTCTTATATGACCTTTGATGAGATAGGCGGGCAGGATCGGGCGAAGCAGGAGTTGAGAGAAGCTCTTGATTTTCTGATTAAGCGCGAGGAGATGCAAAAACTGGGCATTCGCCCTTTGAAAGGCATTCTGCTTACAGGGCCTCCCGGAACAGGGAAGACTTTGCTGGCCAAGGCCGCAGCGCACTATACCGATTCGGCGTTCGTCTCTGCGTCAGGCAGTGAATTCGTGGAAATGTATGTCGGCGTTGGTGCCAGCCGTGTGCGGGAACTGTTCAAGGAAGCGCGCACGCGCGCTGCGAAGGAGAACAAGGATAGCGCAGTTATTTTTATTGACGAGATTGATGTCATTGGCGGCAAGCGGGACGGCGGCCAGCATCGGGAATACGATCAGACCTTGAATCAATTGCTTACGGAAATGGACGGCATGAACACAACGGATTCACCGCGTATCTTCTTGATGGCAGCCACTAACCGCAAGGAAATGCTGGACAGCGCTTTGCTGCGCCCGGGCAGATTTGACCGTCACATTGCGGTAGACCTCCCGGACAAAAAGGGACGTCTGCATATTCTCAAGCTTCATGCCAAGAACAAGCCGCTGGATGAAGGCATTGATTTGGAGAAAGTGGCAGAGGAGTCGTTCCAGTTTTCCGGCGCTCAGCTGGAAAGCGTCATGAATGAAGCAGCCATTTATGCGTTGCGCGACGAGGCTTCGGCCATCGGGCAGCGGCATCTTGATATGGCGATTGATAAGGTCATGATGGGCGAGAAAACGGATCGCGAAACGACGAAGGAAGAGCGGGAACGTGTCGCGATTCATGAATTGGGACACGCTATCTCTGCTGAGCTTGTACGCCCGGGCGCTGTTTCTCAGGTAGCTCTGAGTCCGCGCGGGCAAGCGCTTGGTTACGTCAGGCATCATCCGCAGAAGGAGCATTACTTGTATACGAAATCATTCCTGGAAGAGCAAATTATGATCGCTTTGGGCGGCGCAGCGGCGGAGGAGATTTTCTATGGCGGGCGAAGCACTGGCTCGCGCAATGACTTTGAGCAGGCGATTCGCATCGTGCAGACGATGATCGAATCCGGGCTTACAGAGCTCGGCATCGTGCATCCGGACATGTTGACGAAGGAGGACTGGATGCGCGAGAATAAACGGATTCTGGACGATTTGTTCAGCCGTACGCGCCGGATGCTGGAGGAGCGCCGCGACGTATTTGAGCATTCTTTGGCGATAGTAATTCGTGAGGAAACTTTATCTGGCGAGCAGTTCCGCAGCTTGATGGCAGATGCTGCGGCAACGAGACAACCCGTTTCAGCATCCTAAGCTGGAATAAGATGATCCCCTGCAGAACTATTCGGCAGGGGATTTTTGCGATTCCCGACAGACTGTACATGTTTCTAATGTCTGTGCACATCCTACCTGTAGAGTTAATATTGAAGCGGAGCTCTCACAACGAGCAAAAGTCTTGTCTAATTTCTGAAACATGGTTCAGTTCTCTCCAACTTGACGATTAGATCGACAATAATACGTGAAATTCGATACAAAATTAGGTATGATCGAAGTAAACCGAGACTTTCAGGATGAGTGGGTGACGAAACATGCAATTATTTAAGCGCATTGGGGTCATTGGAGCCGGCACGATGGGGCAGGGCATTGCCGAAATGCTGTCAGCGAAAGGGCTGGATGTCTTGCTTGTAGAGAGATCGCAGGAAAGGCTGGACTGGGCCTGGGAATCTATTCAGATAAGCTTGGACAAGCAAATTGAGAAATGGGCCATTACCGAGACCGAGAAGAAGCTGGTCCTGTCCAGAATTGATCGAATTGCGGATTGGAGCGAGCTGTCCTCTTGCGACATGGTGATCGAAACCATTACGGAAGATTTGGAAATGAAGAAGCAGGTTTTTGCCCAGCTGGATCAGGTTTGCCGGGAGGATGCCATTATTGCCAGCAACACCTCTACCTTGAGCTTGACTGAGCTGGCGAGTAAAACGGCAAGGCCGGAGCGAATTATCGGCATGCATTTTCTGCATCCGGTTGCCAAGATCAATCTCGTCGAAATCATACGCGGTCTACATACAACGGACAAAACGTTCCAGTTAACGAAGCAGTTCGTGGAGGAAGTCATTCAAAAACAAGGGATTCTTGTGTATGAATCGCCGGGCTTTGTCACCACCCGGTTGATATGCACATTGATCAACGAGGCTCTCCATACGTTGAGCGAAGGGGTGGCATCAGCCGAAGATATTGATGCGGCGATGCGAATCGGGTACGATTTTCACCATGGCCCGCTGGAAATGGCTGACCGCTTCGGTCTGGATGCCGTGCTGGCAGCCATGGAGCGCATGTTCCGTGAATTCGGGGAAATTAAATATCGGCCTTCTTTCTTGCTGAAAAAGATGGTTCGGGGCGGCAAGCTTGGCGTCAAGACGGGAGAAGGATTTTTCAGGTATGACAAGGATGGTGATCGGCTGTGAAGATACTGGTCATTAATGCGGGCAGTTCCTCATTGAAATATCAGTTTTACGATATGAAGGATGAGACAGTATTGGCCAAGGGCAGAGTCGAACGCATCGGATTTGAGACATCGATTCTCGTTCATGAGCCTTCGGGGAAGCCCGATGTTCGGCATGTGAGCGAGATATTGGACCATACAACAGCCGTGCGCCACTTGCTGGATCAACTGGTGCATCCGGATCACGGCGTCATTGCCTCCATCGCTGACATTGATGCCGTGGGGCACCGTGTCGTGCATGGCGGCGAGAGTTTTTCGGAATCGGTCATTGTGGATGATCAGGTGAAGCGAGAAATTCGGAATTTGTTCGATCTTGCGCCGCTTCATAATCCGGCCCATATGATGGGCATCAATGCGGTTGAATTGAATATGCCGGATGTTCCCCAAGTCGTAGTGTTCGACACGGCCTTTCACCAGAGCATGCCGCCGAAAACCTACCTTTACCCAATTCCGATGGTGCTGTACCGCAAGCATAAGATTAGACGATACGGGTTCCACGGCACATCGCATATGTATGTGAGCGATCGGGCAGCCGCCTTTCTGGGCAAGCCGCTGGATCAGCTGAAGATGATCACATGCCATATTGGCAATGGCGCAAGCTGTACGGCCATCCTGGAAGGCAAATCCTACGATACAAGCATGGGGATGACACCTTTGGAAGGCTTAATGATGGGGACGAGAAGCGGTGATCTTGATCCGGCCGTAGTGCCCTTAGCTATGGCAAAGCACGATCTGAACGTCAGCGAGGTCAATTCGATGCTCAACAAGCATAGCGGATTGCAGGCCGTTTCCGGTTTGAGCTCCGATATGCGGGAAATTATTGAGGCGATGCAAGCCGGTGACAAGCAGGCCGCGCTCGCTTTCGAAATGTATGAGTACCGGATTCGCAAATATATCGGCAGCTATGCAGCCGCCATGAACGGGGTAGATGCTGTCGTCTTTACAGCGGGAGTTGGCGAGAATGCGGCCCTGCTTCGCGAGCGCATTTGCGAACAGCTGTCTTATCTGGGCGTGGAACTGGATAGGGAACGGAACAACGAGCAATCATCTTCGGATCGGCGTATAACTACGGAGCAATCGCGGGTGCAGGTATTGGTCATTCCGACGAATGAAGAGCTTGTTATTGCAAGAGATACGTATCGACTGGTCAACAACAGAGGAGACGAAAGAGGAGAATAAATGCGTATGGGAGCAGCATTTCATGAAGGTGTAGCACTTGCATATGGCGACGGAGTTGTGAATGTGCCTTACTCGCTTTTGCGCTATTATCACAAGCTCGGATTGGGAGAGACTGAGATGATGCTGCTTTTGCAGCTCCTTGCCTTCAAGGAGAAGGAGCTGAATGCATTCCCGACTCCGGACGAGCTGAGCGAACGAATGGGCTTGCCGCTCGATGCCATTGCCGGTACGCTGGGCCGACTTGTCAAGCAAGGGTGGCTGTTTATTGAGGAGAAGATTGATCCGGCCAGCGGAGTCCAATCGGAATGCTATTCTCTGACGCCGTTGTATAGGAGATTGGCTGAAACGCTTCTTGCGGAACAGGAACAGCATGCAGCTGTCGACATGGACTTGCCGGCGCCGGAAACATTCGGTCAACGTCAAAGTGCAGCAAGCATATCGATGGAAGCGACGGACGCAGCTTCTGCTTCTGCCGCGGTTGCGGAGAAGGACGTTTATTTTATATTCGAGAAAGAATTTGCACGGCCGCTCACACCGATGGAGGGAGAGACAATTGCTGGTTGGCTTGATGCGGATGGTTACCCCAGAGAGCTGGTGCTGCTTGCCTTGAAGGAGGCTGTTTTCGCCGGCAAGCTCAATTTTCGCTACATTGATCGGATCTTGCTGGAGTGGCAGCGGAACCGAATTCGTACGGCGGAGCAAGCGAAGGAATTTACAAAGCAGTTTCGCTCCGGACGCTAGGGCTGCTTACGCTCGCCCGCCATGCTGCAGCTGGTTCATTGTTAGAAATTGCTGCAGATCAAACAACTGCCAGCATGACGGGAGCGCACCTTCGCTGCAGGCGGAAAGCTTATGGCTGTCATCCAGCTCATAAGCTTGGAATGAGAAGTTTTCCGCTCCTGCACCGCGTCCTGCAAATCCGTCAGCCGTTCTTAGTATCGAGAACTGCTTCAAGGGCATGGACAATCCAGTCCCCAGCGCTTTAATGTAACTTTCTTTCATCGTCCACAATCGGTAAAAATACGCTGGCTGCTGTTCTGCCGCGTGTCCTCTTAAATCCGAAAGTTCCCGGTCGGTCAGGACACTTTCGGCAACTTGCCAGAGCATGTCGCCTATTTGCTCAACATCAATGCCGATTCGGCTTCCGTCCTTGGTGGTGAACAGCACCACCCAATCGCCGGAATGAGATAGATTGAAGCGATAGGAATTGCTGCCGGAAATTTCCGGTTTCCCGTATTCCCCCAATTGAAAACGAATAGATGAAAGGGAGAGATTCAAGTCCGCTGCCGCAACCAGGCGGATCATCGCTTCCCCCATCAAGGAACGGCACGTATCGATCTCCCGCAAGAAACGGCCGGAACGCTCCAGCCGCTCCTTCGTGACAAGGGTGCATAATTGTTCGTATCTTCTCCCCTCCAGCATCTCTGACACGCGCCAGGCATAAATGTTCATGCCAATGCCCCTTTCCTTGTCAGGGTGAAGCTAAGCCTGAAGTGCTAAACGACGATACTCGTATTCGAATAAAAATTCAAATGCTTCCAGATGACGTTTGGCTTCGAAGGGAGTTTCTCCCCAAGCATATATACCGTGGTTGCGAAGCAATATGCCGGGTACTGCCCGATTCAATGCCCCTTCTACGAGTGCTGCGATTTTGGGAATATCCGCATAGTTGGGCAAAATCGGGATATGGATCTCCGCATCTTCCTCCCAAATGTTGAACGCCTTGATCAACTCTACCCCTTTGATGGCCACGCTGCCTTGATCGCCGAACCGTTCGGAAATCAAGTTGTTGTAGACAGTATGGACGTGATACACCGCACCGCAGCCCGTTAAGCGGTAAATCTCACAGTGAATGAGCGTTTCCGCAGACGGTCTTAGCGAGGTGGTTTCCACGGGCTTCCCCTGCTCGTTGACAAGCAAGAAATCTTCAGGCGTGTTGACTGATTTGTCTTTTCCGCTGGCCGTGATGGCGAAGTGAAAGGAGGGCGCCGCAGCGCTCGCCGGTTCATCGCCGAGTCGAATGGACATATTGCCGCTTGTAGCGGGGAACCAGCCTTTGGAGGCCAACACCGCCTTGTCCGCGGCCAACTGGGCAAACACTCGCTGCCGGTCTTCTGCTGTATATGATGTGGTCATTTAACTTTCCTCCGTTTTCCTGATGCTCGCACCCTCCTGGAGCAGGCGCGTATGAAGTTGCTGGAGCGATTGCGCTACGGAATGAAAGTCCTCGAAGGCTTCGTAAGGGATTCCGTTAGTCTTGCATTGCTCCAAGAGATGGGAACGGGCGAAAACATAGTCTGCTGCTTTGGCTGCCTCGAAATCAGTAATGCTGTCCCCGATCACAATCCGATAGTAATGCTGCGGGGCGAATTGCCTCATAATGCGAGGCTTGCACGTGCCGCAATCATTGCTGCAATGTTCGTCGCAAGCATGCGGCCATTCAATGCGAATGTACTCGCTGTCGAAATGGCCTTCATTGCAATATACATGTTCAGGCGCTATCGGAAATTGTGCCAGAAGCGGCCGGATAAAGAAATCAATGCCGCCGCTGACAACATAGAACGGGATGTTCAGCTTTCGACACGCGTCAAGCAGCTCGCGAAAGCCGGGGCGAATCTCGGCATTGTCGACCGAATAGCGAATGATCTCCTCCTTGCGGGAGGCAGGCAGAGAAGCGAACAGGGCGGTAACCCCATCGCGAATGCTCCGCCGCTTGCTAATGATATCATCGACCGTGTCCGCCCAGCCGGGCGGATCG includes:
- a CDS encoding 3-hydroxyacyl-CoA dehydrogenase family protein; this translates as MQLFKRIGVIGAGTMGQGIAEMLSAKGLDVLLVERSQERLDWAWESIQISLDKQIEKWAITETEKKLVLSRIDRIADWSELSSCDMVIETITEDLEMKKQVFAQLDQVCREDAIIASNTSTLSLTELASKTARPERIIGMHFLHPVAKINLVEIIRGLHTTDKTFQLTKQFVEEVIQKQGILVYESPGFVTTRLICTLINEALHTLSEGVASAEDIDAAMRIGYDFHHGPLEMADRFGLDAVLAAMERMFREFGEIKYRPSFLLKKMVRGGKLGVKTGEGFFRYDKDGDRL
- a CDS encoding 4'-phosphopantetheinyl transferase family protein, whose protein sequence is MNIYAWRVSEMLEGRRYEQLCTLVTKERLERSGRFLREIDTCRSLMGEAMIRLVAAADLNLSLSSIRFQLGEYGKPEISGSNSYRFNLSHSGDWVVLFTTKDGSRIGIDVEQIGDMLWQVAESVLTDRELSDLRGHAAEQQPAYFYRLWTMKESYIKALGTGLSMPLKQFSILRTADGFAGRGAGAENFSFQAYELDDSHKLSACSEGALPSCWQLFDLQQFLTMNQLQHGGRA
- a CDS encoding acetate kinase yields the protein MKILVINAGSSSLKYQFYDMKDETVLAKGRVERIGFETSILVHEPSGKPDVRHVSEILDHTTAVRHLLDQLVHPDHGVIASIADIDAVGHRVVHGGESFSESVIVDDQVKREIRNLFDLAPLHNPAHMMGINAVELNMPDVPQVVVFDTAFHQSMPPKTYLYPIPMVLYRKHKIRRYGFHGTSHMYVSDRAAAFLGKPLDQLKMITCHIGNGASCTAILEGKSYDTSMGMTPLEGLMMGTRSGDLDPAVVPLAMAKHDLNVSEVNSMLNKHSGLQAVSGLSSDMREIIEAMQAGDKQAALAFEMYEYRIRKYIGSYAAAMNGVDAVVFTAGVGENAALLRERICEQLSYLGVELDRERNNEQSSSDRRITTEQSRVQVLVIPTNEELVIARDTYRLVNNRGDERGE
- the mtnB gene encoding methylthioribulose 1-phosphate dehydratase — protein: MTTSYTAEDRQRVFAQLAADKAVLASKGWFPATSGNMSIRLGDEPASAAAPSFHFAITASGKDKSVNTPEDFLLVNEQGKPVETTSLRPSAETLIHCEIYRLTGCGAVYHVHTVYNNLISERFGDQGSVAIKGVELIKAFNIWEEDAEIHIPILPNYADIPKIAALVEGALNRAVPGILLRNHGIYAWGETPFEAKRHLEAFEFLFEYEYRRLALQA
- a CDS encoding cell wall elongation regulator TseB-like domain-containing protein: MNERWKVWSAVIAAAAAILFAVVWYYNLIQRPLWDEQQAARKLALEQTPITEITSIETFSGAESYQIVFGTDEAGTEWIVWAGKEELHAEKADDGWARNQIRLMMQENEPEAELIRIVPGVWKDEYVWEVYYLKRESRGKRHYYDYYRFSDGEKLTTLRLSLIPD
- a CDS encoding DnaD domain protein, with amino-acid sequence MGAAFHEGVALAYGDGVVNVPYSLLRYYHKLGLGETEMMLLLQLLAFKEKELNAFPTPDELSERMGLPLDAIAGTLGRLVKQGWLFIEEKIDPASGVQSECYSLTPLYRRLAETLLAEQEQHAAVDMDLPAPETFGQRQSAASISMEATDAASASAAVAEKDVYFIFEKEFARPLTPMEGETIAGWLDADGYPRELVLLALKEAVFAGKLNFRYIDRILLEWQRNRIRTAEQAKEFTKQFRSGR
- a CDS encoding AAA family ATPase: MSKWGKEIAIGVVPVVLVFLLFIGLNIVPILLAGLFIGALVFMARARGMIGVGSKNHDKPKKPSYMTFDEIGGQDRAKQELREALDFLIKREEMQKLGIRPLKGILLTGPPGTGKTLLAKAAAHYTDSAFVSASGSEFVEMYVGVGASRVRELFKEARTRAAKENKDSAVIFIDEIDVIGGKRDGGQHREYDQTLNQLLTEMDGMNTTDSPRIFLMAATNRKEMLDSALLRPGRFDRHIAVDLPDKKGRLHILKLHAKNKPLDEGIDLEKVAEESFQFSGAQLESVMNEAAIYALRDEASAIGQRHLDMAIDKVMMGEKTDRETTKEERERVAIHELGHAISAELVRPGAVSQVALSPRGQALGYVRHHPQKEHYLYTKSFLEEQIMIALGGAAAEEIFYGGRSTGSRNDFEQAIRIVQTMIESGLTELGIVHPDMLTKEDWMRENKRILDDLFSRTRRMLEERRDVFEHSLAIVIREETLSGEQFRSLMADAAATRQPVSAS